A portion of the Paenibacillus sp. PvR098 genome contains these proteins:
- a CDS encoding FadR/GntR family transcriptional regulator, with translation MEIQKIKSRKIYEVIADQIKEQIVSGGLKPGEKLPSTKELSERFQVGRSTVREALSALKAMGLVEIHQGEGSYVRSIESQDVGLPEFDSLLMSKETVLELIEARKALEIAGAAVAAEKRTDDDLRKFEAVLKRMEEHLGDEEEGERSDIEFHLILAEATHNSIIVRLIDSISSQMQTAIRETRRLEMYANRQVSIQLWREHQAVYEAIRGRNAAAAQEEMRRHLFHVEQILLKFLKS, from the coding sequence GTGGAAATCCAAAAGATCAAATCGCGTAAAATTTATGAAGTGATTGCAGACCAAATCAAGGAGCAGATTGTATCCGGAGGACTGAAGCCTGGAGAGAAGCTTCCGTCAACGAAGGAGCTGTCCGAACGATTCCAGGTAGGCCGCTCTACCGTAAGGGAAGCGCTCAGCGCACTGAAGGCGATGGGGCTAGTGGAGATACATCAGGGCGAGGGCAGCTATGTGCGCAGTATCGAATCGCAGGATGTGGGACTACCGGAGTTCGATTCACTGCTGATGAGCAAGGAGACGGTGCTCGAGCTGATCGAGGCAAGGAAGGCGCTGGAGATTGCCGGAGCAGCTGTGGCGGCAGAGAAGCGGACGGATGATGACCTCCGCAAGTTTGAGGCGGTGCTGAAGCGAATGGAGGAGCACCTTGGCGATGAGGAGGAAGGAGAACGGTCGGATATCGAATTCCATCTTATTTTGGCCGAAGCAACGCATAATTCAATCATCGTGCGGCTGATCGATTCCATCTCGTCCCAAATGCAGACGGCGATCCGCGAGACCCGGAGGCTGGAGATGTATGCGAATCGGCAGGTGTCGATCCAGCTTTGGCGGGAGCACCAAGCGGTGTACGAAGCCATTCGCGGCAGGAATGCGGCAGCGGCGCAAGAGGAGATGAGGCGACATTTGTTCCATGTCGAGCAGATTTTGCTTAAATTTCTGAAATCATAG
- a CDS encoding (Fe-S)-binding protein, translating into MRVSLFITCLADQLYPEVGESVVRLLHRYGCEVDFPELQTCCGQPAYNSGYQDEAREVARNWIRAFEYSDYVVSPSGSCTGMVHHYYPQLFEHEPEWKAKAERLIEKTYEFSQFVVQVLRIKDMDAEFPEKVTYHPSCHAMRLLGVKEEPGELMAHVKGLELIDLPYKEDCCGFGGTFAVKMADMSEAMVCEKAANVCKTNANVLVGTDMGCLMNIGGRLNKENKPVRVMHLAQLLEEGVKRGESGGRK; encoded by the coding sequence ATGAGAGTTTCCTTGTTCATTACATGTCTGGCCGATCAGCTGTATCCGGAAGTCGGCGAGAGTGTCGTTAGACTGCTGCACCGATACGGCTGCGAGGTCGATTTCCCTGAGCTGCAGACCTGCTGCGGCCAACCCGCGTACAACAGCGGTTATCAAGACGAAGCGCGCGAAGTAGCGCGCAATTGGATTCGCGCATTCGAATACAGTGATTATGTGGTATCGCCATCGGGCTCCTGTACGGGAATGGTGCATCATTACTATCCGCAATTGTTTGAGCATGAACCTGAATGGAAGGCTAAAGCGGAGCGACTGATCGAAAAAACATACGAATTTTCCCAATTTGTGGTCCAGGTGCTCAGGATAAAGGACATGGATGCGGAGTTTCCGGAAAAAGTCACGTACCATCCCTCCTGCCATGCCATGCGTCTCTTAGGCGTCAAAGAGGAACCCGGCGAGCTGATGGCTCATGTCAAAGGGCTGGAGTTGATCGATTTACCTTATAAAGAGGACTGCTGCGGCTTCGGCGGCACCTTCGCGGTCAAGATGGCGGACATGTCGGAGGCGATGGTGTGCGAGAAAGCGGCCAACGTGTGCAAGACTAACGCAAACGTGCTCGTCGGTACGGATATGGGGTGTTTGATGAATATTGGCGGTCGATTAAATAAAGAGAACAAGCCGGTACGCGTAATGCATTTGGCACAGCTGTTGGAGGAAGGGGTGAAGCGCGGTGAGTCGGGAGGTCGCAAATGA